TTCGCCCTCACAGATCCGGACGGGCGGATTTCCCGCATCCGGCTCTTCCAAGCAGGTAACCCGGCGAGACCGGGAGCCAATCATCCGGGTGGGTGATGCGGGGAGTCGGCAGCGCGAAGTGAGTGTCGACCAGCGCCACTACGACGGGGAGGCGAGACGTCTGACTGCGCTTCATCAGCACACTGATCCAGATCGCTCGCACCGCGGCTCGGAAACGCTTGAGCGCATCCATGTTGCCGCGCACGCCGTAGTACGCGTAGTGGCCTTTCAATTTGGCACTCAGTTCAGCCCACTGTGTGCGCAAGGGATCGTGCAGGTGCGCGCGGCACCACTCACGGGCGAGCGTCAGGCTGCGCCGGAAGCGCTTCGCCATCGTTTGACGTCGCACCAGATAGCGGCCCTGGCGATCCTGGCCGGCGATGTGCGTGAACCCGAGAAAGTCGAAACTCCCGGATTTGCCCCCGCCCGGCGGTGTGCGGCCGAAACCCAGCAAGCGGGTCTTGGCCACATTCATCTCCAGCCCGTAGCGCGCCAGACTCGTCTCCAGTACCGCTCGCAGCGCTACCGCATCCTCCTCATGCTCGAACATCAGGACTGCGTCATCGGCATAGCGCACCATGTACACCTCGCCGCGCGCCGCTGTCCGACGCCATTCCACCACCACCTCGTCCATCGCCTCATGCAGCACGATGTTCGCCAGTAGCGGGGAAATCGGCGCCCCTTGCGGCGTGCCGCACGTTTGCCGTGTCCGCTTGCCATCCTGCTCCACCACCCCGACCGTCAGCCATTTGTCGATCAGTCGCAACAGACTGCGATCGGTCACCCTGCGCCTGATTGCCTGTCGCAATGCCTCGTGCTCGATGCGATCGAAACACTGCTTCAGATCCAGGTCCAATACCCAGTTCACGCGTCCTTTCTGCAGCACCGTCTGCACCGCCTGCAAGGCCATATGCGCACTGCGCTGCGGCCTGAAGCCATAGCTCAGCCCTCGGAAGTCGGCTTCGAAAATGCTGTTCAGCACCTCGGTCACCGCGCCTTGTACGACCTTGTCCTCCACGCACCAGATCGATAACGGCCGGTCGCTGCCATCCGCTTTCTTGATCGTCGCGCGCTTCGCCGGCTGCGCTCGGTACTGACCCGTGCGCAGTCGCTCATGCAGTTGCTGCAGCCGTGCCGCCAATCCTTTTCCATAGCTGGCCTTGCTCTCGCCATCGATGCCCTTTGCCGCGTCCGCCCGCAAACCGCGGTAAGCACGCAACAACGAGCCCTCATCGAGCAAGTGGGCCAGCGACGTGAACTGTTCCTCCGGATGGGCTCGCGCCCTCTCCTGCACCCGCCGAAGTCTTGGGCAGATGGGTTCCCACCTCAGCGTGCGGCCCATCGTTCCCTCCCGCAGGATCCCTGCTCGGTGCCGCCCTTCGCTCCACCCACTCGCCAAACTGCGACTTCGCAGGCTT
The nucleotide sequence above comes from Rhodanobacteraceae bacterium. Encoded proteins:
- the ltrA gene encoding group II intron reverse transcriptase/maturase, which encodes MQERARAHPEEQFTSLAHLLDEGSLLRAYRGLRADAAKGIDGESKASYGKGLAARLQQLHERLRTGQYRAQPAKRATIKKADGSDRPLSIWCVEDKVVQGAVTEVLNSIFEADFRGLSYGFRPQRSAHMALQAVQTVLQKGRVNWVLDLDLKQCFDRIEHEALRQAIRRRVTDRSLLRLIDKWLTVGVVEQDGKRTRQTCGTPQGAPISPLLANIVLHEAMDEVVVEWRRTAARGEVYMVRYADDAVLMFEHEEDAVALRAVLETSLARYGLEMNVAKTRLLGFGRTPPGGGKSGSFDFLGFTHIAGQDRQGRYLVRRQTMAKRFRRSLTLAREWCRAHLHDPLRTQWAELSAKLKGHYAYYGVRGNMDALKRFRAAVRAIWISVLMKRSQTSRLPVVVALVDTHFALPTPRITHPDDWLPVSPGYLLGRAGCGKSARPDL